A genomic segment from Chitinophaga flava encodes:
- a CDS encoding response regulator transcription factor, with the protein MTVYSKKKSQDNMDIISIAIVEDNHDIRTAMELLINGSDGYACVGTFNNAETALEQIPQLLPNVVLMDFNLPGGMNGIECIARLKAEYQDMQFMMLTVYEDDDKIFMALEAGASGYILKKTSPGELLEAIRDLHEGGSPMSSQIARRVVAFFQKQAKPNPALEALTTREKEILDQLSKGFLYKEIASNLFISIETVRRHVHNIYEKLHVRSRTDAVNKYYNR; encoded by the coding sequence ATGACGGTATACTCAAAGAAGAAGTCCCAGGATAACATGGACATCATTTCTATTGCAATAGTAGAAGACAACCATGATATCCGCACGGCTATGGAATTGCTGATTAATGGTTCTGACGGTTATGCCTGTGTTGGCACCTTCAATAATGCAGAAACCGCACTGGAGCAGATCCCTCAACTGCTGCCCAACGTAGTATTGATGGATTTTAATCTTCCAGGTGGCATGAATGGTATTGAATGTATTGCCCGGTTGAAAGCAGAGTACCAGGATATGCAGTTTATGATGCTCACTGTGTATGAAGATGATGACAAGATTTTCATGGCCCTGGAGGCAGGTGCAAGTGGGTACATCCTTAAAAAAACCTCTCCGGGAGAGCTGTTGGAGGCGATTCGTGATCTACATGAGGGCGGTTCACCCATGAGTTCCCAGATAGCGAGAAGGGTAGTGGCATTTTTCCAGAAACAAGCCAAACCCAACCCGGCGCTGGAAGCGCTGACCACCCGTGAAAAGGAGATTCTGGACCAGTTGTCAAAAGGATTTCTGTACAAGGAAATTGCCAGCAATCTGTTTATCAGTATAGAAACGGTGAGAAGACATGTGCATAATATCTACGAAAAGCTACATGTGCGCAGTCGGACGGATGCAGTCAATAAATACTACAACCGATAA
- a CDS encoding DNA topoisomerase IV subunit B, with product MANTDKTDNKDLFASYTEDSIRSLDWREHIRLRPGMYIGKLGDGSSMDDGIYILLKEVVDNCIDEHTMGFGKQVDIKVTEHSVTIRDFGRGIPLGKVVDVVSKINTGAKYDSKAFQKSVGLNGVGTKAVNALSSYFRVQSVRDGRAKVAEFERGILVKEHKEAGTAEQNGTLVTFTPDDTVFKNYRYIPEFLENQIWNYCFLNAGLTVNFNGKKYLSKNGLLDLLQRKTNEEDLRYPIIHLKGEDIEVAITHENQYGEEYYSFVNGQHTTQGGTHLAAFREAFVKTVRDFYKKDYEATDIRTSICAAVSVRVQEPVFESQTKTKLGSQVVYEGGPSVKAFVLEFLSKHLDDYLHRNPAIADALKKRIEQSERERKELAGIKKLANERAKKANLHNRKLRDCRIHLNDEFTGKDKAEQESRSKETMVFITEGDSASGSITKSRNVETQAVFSLRGKPLNSFGLTKKIVYENEEFNLLQHALNIEEGLEGLRYNHIVVATDADVDGMHIRLLILTFFLQFFPDLVKNGHVYILETPLFRVRNKQETIYCYSEEEKQKAVRKLGNKPEITRFKGLGEISPDEFGRFIGDDIRIDPIILSKDIHIQKLLEYYMGKNTQTRQEFIINNLRYEKDLIEEAI from the coding sequence ATGGCAAACACGGATAAAACGGATAACAAGGATCTATTTGCTTCCTATACGGAAGACTCCATACGGTCATTGGACTGGCGGGAGCACATCCGCCTCCGGCCTGGTATGTACATCGGTAAATTGGGAGACGGTTCCAGCATGGACGACGGCATCTATATACTGTTGAAGGAGGTTGTGGACAACTGTATCGATGAACATACGATGGGTTTCGGGAAACAGGTAGACATAAAAGTGACCGAGCACAGTGTGACCATTCGTGACTTTGGCCGTGGCATTCCGCTGGGCAAAGTGGTGGACGTAGTGAGCAAGATCAACACCGGTGCCAAATACGATAGCAAGGCCTTCCAGAAATCCGTTGGTCTCAACGGGGTGGGTACCAAAGCGGTGAACGCCCTCTCCAGCTATTTCCGCGTACAGTCTGTTCGTGACGGCCGCGCCAAAGTAGCCGAGTTCGAACGCGGCATACTGGTAAAGGAACACAAAGAGGCAGGCACCGCCGAACAGAATGGTACACTCGTAACCTTTACGCCCGATGATACCGTTTTCAAGAACTACCGCTATATTCCCGAGTTCCTGGAAAACCAGATATGGAACTATTGTTTCCTCAATGCTGGTCTGACGGTGAACTTCAACGGAAAAAAATATCTTTCTAAAAACGGTCTGCTCGATCTGCTGCAGCGCAAAACCAACGAAGAAGACCTGCGCTACCCGATCATCCACCTCAAAGGGGAAGACATCGAAGTGGCCATCACCCACGAAAACCAATACGGAGAGGAATACTATTCCTTTGTAAACGGTCAGCATACCACCCAGGGAGGGACTCACCTGGCTGCTTTCCGTGAGGCCTTCGTTAAAACTGTGCGTGACTTCTACAAAAAGGATTATGAAGCTACTGATATCCGTACTTCTATCTGTGCAGCAGTGTCTGTAAGGGTACAGGAACCGGTGTTCGAGTCTCAGACTAAAACCAAGCTGGGTTCCCAGGTAGTATATGAAGGTGGTCCTTCTGTAAAGGCTTTCGTACTGGAGTTCCTTTCCAAACATCTGGATGACTATCTGCACCGTAATCCAGCCATTGCTGATGCACTGAAAAAACGCATCGAGCAGAGCGAACGTGAAAGAAAAGAACTGGCCGGTATTAAAAAACTGGCCAATGAAAGGGCTAAAAAAGCGAACCTGCACAACCGTAAACTGCGCGATTGCCGTATCCACCTCAACGATGAGTTTACCGGTAAGGATAAGGCTGAACAGGAATCACGCAGCAAAGAAACGATGGTCTTTATCACGGAAGGTGATTCTGCCAGCGGTTCCATTACCAAATCCCGCAACGTGGAAACACAGGCGGTGTTCAGTTTACGTGGTAAACCGCTGAACAGCTTCGGTCTTACCAAAAAGATCGTATACGAAAACGAAGAGTTTAACCTGCTTCAACACGCCCTCAATATCGAAGAAGGGCTGGAAGGGCTGCGTTACAATCATATTGTGGTAGCTACCGATGCCGACGTGGATGGTATGCACATCCGTCTGCTGATACTGACCTTCTTCCTGCAGTTTTTCCCTGATCTGGTGAAAAACGGGCACGTATATATCCTGGAAACACCATTATTCCGGGTACGTAACAAACAGGAAACCATTTACTGCTATTCTGAAGAAGAAAAACAGAAAGCAGTGAGGAAACTGGGTAACAAACCAGAGATCACCCGCTTTAAAGGATTGGGTGAGATCTCTCCGGATGAATTCGGCCGTTTTATCGGTGACGATATTCGTATTGACCCCATCATCCTCTCTAAAGATATTCATATCCAGAAGTTGCTGGAATACTATATGGGTAAAAATACTCAGACCCGTCAGGAGTTTATCATCAACAACCTGCGGTATGAAAAAGATCTGATCGAGGAAGCAATCTAA